A window of the Tachyglossus aculeatus isolate mTacAcu1 chromosome 2, mTacAcu1.pri, whole genome shotgun sequence genome harbors these coding sequences:
- the ETFBKMT gene encoding electron transfer flavoprotein beta subunit lysine methyltransferase translates to MLASCVRRRRRWVPSSPGVPGPASVPRPRRAHGEDRASQLRVFVEENTEVTSAGSLTPEIRLRLLTPRCTFWAGRSDLWPYGDPYWAIYWPGGQALARYLLDNPDVARGRSVLDLGSGCGAAAIAARMSGAARVVANDIDPVAGVAVALNCELNHLKPTIPVLTENLLDAPRGDWELVVLGDMFYAGELADGLHRWLTSRGGTRGSKVLIGDPGRPQFSEHGIRSQLRKVAEYSLPESTRRENHGLTASSVWDFRP, encoded by the exons ATGCTGGCCTCGTGcgtccggcggcggcggcggtgggtcCCGTCGTctccgggggtcccggggccggCGTCCGTCCCCCGTCCCCGCCGGGCCCACGGCGAGGACCGGGCCTCCCAACTCAGGGTCTTCGTGGAGGAGAACACGGAGGTCACCAGCGCCGGCAGTCTGACCCCCGAAATCCGCCTGCGCCTCCTGACCCCGCGCTGCACCTTCTGGGCCGGGAGAAGCGACCTTTGGCCCTACGGTGACCCTTACTGGGCCATCTACTGGCCCGGGGGGCAAGCCCTAGCCAG GTACCTCCTGGATAATCCGGACGTGGCCAGAGGGCGGTCGGTCCTGGACCTGGGCAGCGGCTGTGGGGCGGCCGCCATAGCCGCCAGGATGAGCGGCGCCGCCCGGGTTGTCGCCAACGACATCGACCCCG TGGCAGGTGTGGCGGTGGCGTTGAATTGCGAATTGAATCACCTGAAGCCCACCATCCCGGTCTTAACCGAGAACCTTCTGGACGCCCCACGGGGCGACTGGGAGCTGGTGGTTTTGGGAGACATGTTTTACGCCGGGGAGCTGGCCGACGGCCTTCACCGCTGGCTGACGAGCCGCGGCGGGACCCGCGGGTCCAAGGTGCTCATCGGCGATCCCGGGAGGCCCCAGTTCTCCGAGCACGGCATTCGGAGCCAGCTGCGTAAAGTGGCCGAGTATTCCCTGCCGGAATCCACCCGGCGGGAAAATCACGGCCTGACAGCCAGTTCTGTCTGGGATTTCCGGCCCTGA